The window CTCGGGCGTGCCCCGGACCTTCAGGAGGCCGGCGTGGATGATGCGCGCCAGCGGGAACCGCTGCGCCGCCGTGTACTTGACCACCTTGTCGAGCTGGCCTGCGAAGATGGCGCTGTGCATCGTCTTGATGAACAGGTCCTTGTTGAAGCTCGCCCTCATGTACAGGTAGAAGAAACGCTCGATTGCAATGGCGTAAAGAAAGAGGGACGCGATCAAAATCGGCCACATGAAGAATCCACCCTTTTCAAACGACTCGGCAATGAACCTCATGTCCTCCTCCGTCTTGTCAGTGTCCGTGTTGTCGGCCGGGGGCAGCGGGGGTCATCCCCTCTCGCCACCGAGCGCTTCTTAGGTCCAAGAGCCTAGGGGAACAACAAACCCGTGTCAATACCACTTCGTCCACGAAATCGACGAGAATACGTCCGTCGTTTCTTCCATGTTTTCTTTGGGAAAATCGGTTTCTTGCGCCTCTTGCAAAACCACCTGCTTCCTGATATCGCCGCGCTGAGTTTTGGACCGTCGCGCGCTGCACGCGAAATCGACGACGGGGAGCGCAGGCGACCGGGGACGGGCGCCGCAGGCAGTCACGCAGGGAGGTGGACGATGAAAATCGGAGTGCCGAAGGAAGTGTTCGCGGGCGAGCGGAGGGTCGCGCTGACCCCCGACACGGCCGAGCAGTTCAAGAAGCTCGGCTTCTCGCTCGCGATCGAGTCCGGGGCCGGCGCCGAGGCGAGCTTCTCCAACGAGAAGTACATCGCGGCAGGCGTCGAGGTGGTGCCGAACGCCAAGGCGGTGTGGTCGACGTGCGACATCGTCATGAAGGTGCGCCCGCCCGCGCCCGCCGAGATCGACCAGATGAGGGCCGGCCAGACGGTCATAAGCTTCCTGTACCCGGCGCAGAACAAGGAGCTCATGGACCGCCTCGCCGCCAAGAAGGTGACGGTCCTCGCGATGGACAGCGTGCCGCGGATCTCGCGCGCGCAGAAGTGCGACGCGCTCTCCTCGATGGGGAACGTCGCAGGGTATCGCGCCGTCGTCGAGGCCGCCCAGCACTTCGGCCGGTTTTTCACCGGTCAGGTCACCGCCGCGGGGAAGATCCCCCCGGCCAAGGTGCTCGTGATCGGCGCCGGCGTCGCGGGCCTCGCCGCGATCGGCGCGGCCAAGGGGATGGGCGCCATCGTCCGCGCCTTCGACACGCGCCCGGAGGTCCGCGAGCAGGTCCAGAGCATGGGCGCCGAGTTCCTCGAGGTCACCGTCAAGGAGGACGGCGCCGGCGTCGGCGGCTACGCCAAGGTGATGAGCAAGGAGTTCATCGACGCCGAGATGGCGCTCTTCCGCAAGCAGGCGGCCGAGGTGGACATCATCATCACGACGGCGCTCATCCCGGGCAAGCCCGCGCCGAAGCTGATCCTCGCCGACATGGTGGAGACGCTCCGCGCCGGCAGCGTCGTCGTCGATCTCGCGGCCGAGCAGGGCGGCAACTGCGAGGGGACCGTGCCGGGCAAGGTCGTCGTGAAGAACGGGGTCACCCTCATCGGGTACACGGATCTCCCGAGCCGGCTCGCCACGCAGTCGAGCAACCTGTACTCGACGAACCTGCGCCACCTGCTCACCGACCTCACGCCGACGAAGGACGGCGTGATCAACGTGAACATGGAGGACGAGGTGATCCGCGGCGCGACGGTCATCAAGGACGGCGAGATCACCTGGCCGCCGCCCGCGCCGAAGCTGTCGCTCGCGAAGCCCGCGCAACCCGCCGCGGCGCCGGCTCCTGCGGCGAAGGCCGGCGGTCACGGACACGGCGCCCCGTCGAAGCAGAGCTCGCCCGGCAAGCTGGCGGTCACGCTGGTCGTCGCGGCCGCGGTGCTCGGGGGCGTCGGCTACGCGTCGCCGCCCGAGTTCCTCATGCACTTCACCGTGTTCGTCCTCGCGATCTTCGTCGGCTACATGACGATCTGGAACGTGACGCCCGCGCTGCACACGCCGCTCATGAGCGTCACGAACGCCATCTCCTCGATCATCATCATCGGCGCGCTGCTCCAGGTCTCCTCTGAGAACCGGCTCGTCTGGATCCTCGCGGCGATCGCCATCACGATAACCTTCGTCAACATCACGGGCGGCTTCGCGGTGACGCAACGCATGCTCAAGATGTTCCGGAAGTAGGAGGCACGCCATGCACGAGACGACATTCGACTTCGGCGGGATCGTGACATGCGCCTACATCGGCGCCATGGTCCTGTTCATCCTCGCGCTCGGCGGCCTGTCCACCCAGGAGAAGGCGCGCCGGGGCAACCTGTTCGGCATCATCGGCATGGCGGTCGCCGTCGTCGCGACGGTCGCCTTCGAGGTGACGGGCAACTACTGGGTTCTGGCGGTGGGGCTCGGCGTGGGCGGCACGATCGGCATCCTGCTCGCGCTGCGCGTGCAGATGACGCAGATGCCCGAGCTCGTCGCGATCCTGCACAGCCTCGTCGGCATGGCCGCGGTGCTCGTCGGCTTCGCGAACTACCTCGGCATGCCCACGGAGCCCGAGAAGCTCGCAGAGCACTACGAGGGCGCCGCGCTGGCGGTCCACGACATCGAGACCTACATCGGCATCCTTATCGGGGCGGTGACGTTCACGGGCTCCGTGATCGCGTTCGGCAAGCTGTCGGCGCGCATCAGCGGCAAGCCGGTGATCCTGCCCGGCCGCAACGTCCTCAACCTCGCGCTGCTCGCGATCGCGATCTGGGCGGGCATCGTGTTCGTCGGCCAGCACGGCGCCAAGGACGCGGCGGAAGCCGCCGGCGGCGCCGCCGCGGCGATCGGCGGGAACATGTTGCCCGTGATTGAGGGGATGCCCGCGGGCTTCTTCGCGCTGTGCATCATGACCGTGGTCGCGCTCATCTTCGGCGTCCACATGGTGATGGCGATCGGCGGCGCGGACATGCCGGTCGTGATCTCGATGCTCAACAGCTACTCGGGGTGGGCCGCCGCCGCCACTGGCTTCATGCTGAACAACGATCTCCTCATCGTGACGGGCGCGCTCGTCGGCTCGTCCGGAGCTATCCTGAGCTTCATCATGTGCCGCGCCATGAACCGGAAGTTCCTCGCGGTCATCGCGGGCGGGTTCGGCACCGACAGCAGCAAGCCCAAGAAGAGCGGCGAGGTAGCGCCCCAGGGCGAGGTCGTGTCGATCAAGCCCGAGGAGGTGGCCGAGCTGCTCAAGGAGGCCAAGGAGATCATGATCGT of the Pseudomonadota bacterium genome contains:
- a CDS encoding NAD(P)(+) transhydrogenase (Re/Si-specific) subunit beta, translating into MHETTFDFGGIVTCAYIGAMVLFILALGGLSTQEKARRGNLFGIIGMAVAVVATVAFEVTGNYWVLAVGLGVGGTIGILLALRVQMTQMPELVAILHSLVGMAAVLVGFANYLGMPTEPEKLAEHYEGAALAVHDIETYIGILIGAVTFTGSVIAFGKLSARISGKPVILPGRNVLNLALLAIAIWAGIVFVGQHGAKDAAEAAGGAAAAIGGNMLPVIEGMPAGFFALCIMTVVALIFGVHMVMAIGGADMPVVISMLNSYSGWAAAATGFMLNNDLLIVTGALVGSSGAILSFIMCRAMNRKFLAVIAGGFGTDSSKPKKSGEVAPQGEVVSIKPEEVAELLKEAKEIMIVPGYGMAVAHAQHTVAEITKALRERGKNVRFGIHPVAGRMPGHMNVLLAEANVPYDIVFEMDEVNDDFPNIDVTLVIGANDIVNPSALEDPNSPIAGMPVLEVWKGKICIVMKRSMATGYAGVDNPLFYKENTRMFFGDAKKSLEEAYRVLTA
- a CDS encoding Re/Si-specific NAD(P)(+) transhydrogenase subunit alpha — protein: MKIGVPKEVFAGERRVALTPDTAEQFKKLGFSLAIESGAGAEASFSNEKYIAAGVEVVPNAKAVWSTCDIVMKVRPPAPAEIDQMRAGQTVISFLYPAQNKELMDRLAAKKVTVLAMDSVPRISRAQKCDALSSMGNVAGYRAVVEAAQHFGRFFTGQVTAAGKIPPAKVLVIGAGVAGLAAIGAAKGMGAIVRAFDTRPEVREQVQSMGAEFLEVTVKEDGAGVGGYAKVMSKEFIDAEMALFRKQAAEVDIIITTALIPGKPAPKLILADMVETLRAGSVVVDLAAEQGGNCEGTVPGKVVVKNGVTLIGYTDLPSRLATQSSNLYSTNLRHLLTDLTPTKDGVINVNMEDEVIRGATVIKDGEITWPPPAPKLSLAKPAQPAAAPAPAAKAGGHGHGAPSKQSSPGKLAVTLVVAAAVLGGVGYASPPEFLMHFTVFVLAIFVGYMTIWNVTPALHTPLMSVTNAISSIIIIGALLQVSSENRLVWILAAIAITITFVNITGGFAVTQRMLKMFRK